In Pyrus communis chromosome 1, drPyrComm1.1, whole genome shotgun sequence, the following are encoded in one genomic region:
- the LOC137724885 gene encoding uncharacterized protein, with translation MRDLKLQMTLSNFEDLRMLEFETFSVFFEKIEMLTNEALGLGKPIDETIVVQKILRYLPKRFHAKKAVIQEFKDLNEIKLEKLVGKLITYEMKLDIDESDSKKSKRVAL, from the coding sequence ATGAGAGATTTAAAGCTCCAAATGACCCTTTCAAATTTTGAAGATTTGAGAATGCTCGAGTTTGAGACTTTCTCAGTTTTCtttgagaaaattgaaatgttaaCAAATGAAGCCTTGGGTTTGGGGAAGCCTATTGATGAAACAATTGTGGTTCAAAAGATTTTAAGATACTTGCCCAAGAGATTTCATGCCAAGAAGGCTGTCATTCAAGAATTTAAGGACCTAAATGAGATCAAGCTTGAAAAATTGGTTGGGAAACTCATTACCTATGAGATGAAGCTTGACATAGATGAAAGTGACTCCAAGAAGAGCAAAAGAGTAGCCCTTTAA